In Halobaculum magnesiiphilum, the following proteins share a genomic window:
- a CDS encoding O-methyltransferase: protein MVLTDEVSRFVRATGPEHTDVQAGMAAFADEHDFPNIGPESGAVLRLLARLTDAETVFEFGSGFGYSASWFLRGGAERVILTEFDADELDQGREFMTGAGLADRCVFEGGDAMETIERYDGPFDVVLVDHQKERYADAFRAVRDKIAPGGVVAADNIMRGPIDFDALLAAVEGDDGSHSDADADGGAAALDAANEQTRGIAAYLDAVCDDDAFETTVLPVGSGLAVSTKVD, encoded by the coding sequence ATGGTACTCACAGACGAGGTCTCCCGGTTCGTCCGCGCGACCGGCCCCGAGCACACCGACGTACAGGCGGGGATGGCCGCGTTCGCCGACGAGCACGACTTCCCGAACATCGGCCCGGAGTCGGGCGCCGTCCTCCGCCTGCTCGCGCGCCTCACCGACGCCGAGACCGTCTTCGAGTTCGGCTCCGGGTTCGGCTACTCCGCCTCGTGGTTCCTCCGCGGCGGCGCCGAGCGCGTGATCCTCACGGAGTTCGACGCCGACGAACTCGACCAGGGCCGGGAGTTCATGACCGGCGCGGGGCTCGCCGACCGCTGCGTCTTCGAGGGGGGCGACGCGATGGAGACGATCGAACGCTACGACGGTCCCTTCGACGTGGTGCTCGTCGACCACCAGAAGGAGCGCTACGCGGACGCCTTCCGCGCCGTTCGCGACAAGATCGCCCCCGGCGGCGTCGTCGCCGCGGATAACATCATGCGCGGCCCGATCGACTTCGACGCGCTACTGGCGGCCGTGGAGGGTGACGACGGAAGCCACAGCGACGCCGACGCCGACGGCGGCGCGGCCGCGCTCGACGCCGCGAACGAGCAGACCCGCGGCATCGCCGCCTACCTCGACGCGGTCTGCGACGACGACGCATTCGAGACGACGGTGCTCCCCGTCGGTTCCGGACTCGCCGTGAGCACGAAAGTCGATTAG
- a CDS encoding CopD family protein, whose translation MQVAPMQAALTAAYVFHTLFAGLWVGAVVLTAWKVIPLARDGDASPELLGSVVSGVSTITRVGAIVFVATGGHMAATVYGAEGLFAPPRGHVVLTMLTLWLVMTGLVEVGGSKVRSALEQRKVRTAARDAGTFYNAAAVVGFVLLVLGGYLAA comes from the coding sequence GTGCAAGTCGCTCCGATGCAAGCCGCGCTCACCGCGGCGTACGTGTTCCACACCCTGTTCGCCGGCCTCTGGGTCGGCGCGGTCGTCCTCACCGCCTGGAAGGTCATCCCGCTCGCGAGGGACGGCGACGCGAGCCCGGAGCTACTCGGCAGCGTCGTCTCCGGCGTCTCCACGATCACCCGCGTCGGCGCGATCGTGTTCGTCGCGACCGGCGGTCACATGGCCGCGACGGTGTACGGTGCCGAGGGGCTGTTCGCGCCGCCGCGCGGACACGTCGTGCTCACGATGCTGACGCTGTGGCTCGTCATGACCGGACTCGTCGAGGTCGGAGGAAGCAAGGTCCGCTCTGCGCTCGAACAGCGCAAGGTCCGGACCGCCGCACGCGACGCCGGCACCTTCTACAACGCCGCCGCCGTCGTCGGGTTCGTCCTGCTGGTGCTCGGCGGCTACCTCGCGGCCTGA
- a CDS encoding DNA methyltransferase has product MDTHLTLEFGHRDPLPAGHDDEVRTPDVLVERFLREYTDPGDRVLDPFAGFGTTLTVAERLGRVPVGVEYEADRVAAIRDRLGDDHGGEVRHASTLDLDGSWFPPCDCCFTSPPFDTHTIDLNPFENYEGESTYADYLDDIEAAFRGVASAMVPGGTVVIDIVNVREGEHVTPLAFDVADRVCDVLRFDGEVVIEWEGEGYEGTAGRYGYGFDHSYCLVFEKRAAE; this is encoded by the coding sequence ATGGACACCCACCTCACGCTGGAGTTCGGCCACCGCGATCCGCTCCCCGCAGGCCACGACGACGAGGTTCGGACGCCCGACGTGCTCGTCGAGCGGTTTCTGCGGGAGTACACCGACCCCGGCGACCGCGTGCTCGACCCGTTCGCGGGGTTCGGGACGACGCTGACGGTGGCCGAACGCCTGGGTCGGGTTCCCGTCGGCGTCGAGTACGAGGCCGACCGCGTCGCCGCGATCCGCGACCGCCTCGGCGACGACCACGGCGGCGAGGTCCGTCACGCGAGCACGCTCGACCTCGACGGGTCGTGGTTCCCCCCGTGCGACTGCTGTTTCACGTCGCCGCCGTTCGATACCCACACGATCGACCTGAATCCCTTCGAGAACTACGAGGGCGAGAGCACGTACGCCGACTACCTCGACGACATCGAAGCCGCGTTCCGCGGCGTCGCCTCTGCGATGGTCCCCGGCGGCACCGTCGTGATCGACATCGTGAACGTCCGCGAGGGCGAGCACGTCACCCCGCTGGCGTTCGACGTGGCCGACCGTGTGTGCGACGTGCTTCGGTTCGACGGCGAGGTCGTGATCGAGTGGGAGGGAGAGGGGTACGAGGGCACGGCGGGGCGCTACGGCTACGGGTTCGACCACTCGTACTGTCTGGTGTTCGAGAAGCGGGCGGCGGAGTGA